The window CGCCCATCGAGGACTGCCTACATGATTGAATTCTGGCACAATCGATAAACCCATCCGGCCCGCTTTTCTACGTATGAAACTCCGACGACTCGCCACTGTTACTGCTAGTGGGCTTGGGCTTACGGCGCTGATCAACAAGACGCTCACGGAACGTGCCGAACCCCTCGACCCACCACTGGACGGGCACCAAGGTACCTATCGATGGAGAGGGTTCGACGTTGCTTACACCGAGGCGGGCGACCCGGACGATCCGGACGTGCTCCTTCTGCACGGGCTTCATGCGGCCGCGACGAACAAGGAGTTCGATGGGATCTTCCAACAGCTTGCGACCAAGTACCACGTCATCGCACCCGACCTGCCGGGCTTTGGTCGCTCCTCGCGTCCGCCGGTCGATTACTCGGCATCGCTGTACACGTCGTTCGTCACGGATTTTGCCGAGGACATGACCGACGACGCGATCTGCCTCGCGTCGTCGCTATCGGGGTCGTATGCCACACTCGTACAGAACGAGACGGGTGCATTCTCGCGGTTGGAACTGATCTGTCCGACCGCCGACACCGGGCCACGCCGGGGCTGGCTTCGAGCGCTTCTTCGCTCGCCACTGCTCGGTACGGGCCTGTTCAACGCCCTCGCCAGCAAACGCTCGATTCGCCGGTTCAACGAGCGCGACGGCTACTTCAGCGAAGCGTCGTATACGGAAAAGGACGTGGAGTTCGAATGGCAAACGTCCCACCAACCTGGCGCGCGATTCGCACCTGCATCGTTCGTGTCGGGCCATCTGAACCCAGATATCGACCTCGGTGACGAACTCGCGCAGGTGACCGTGCCGGTCACCTTAGTCTGGGGGCGGAATGCGAAGGTCACGCCGCTCGAAGACGGCCAAGCACTCGCAGACGAGGGTGATACCCGCCTCGTCGTTTTCGACGAGGCGCGACTCCTCCCGCACGTCGAACACCCCGGTCCGTTCTTGGACGTGTTGTTCGACGAACTAGCGCCGCTCGAACCGCAGTAATCGGTCGCCAGTCGTTTCCGATTCGCCGATTTTTACCGAAACGTCGGTTCCGACTTCGACATCATCGTCCGCGACGCCGGTCAGTCGAACGGGACCGAATTTAGCGACGGCGGTGGTGTACGGTACGTCATCCGCGAACGACGGTGCAGCGACGTGTACCACGGTGTACGTCTCGACGGTTCCCGCTTCCGGAAGCGGCGTCGTTTCGAGGTCGGTCGCGCCGCATTCGGGACAGATTCGACGCGGTGGTAGGGAGCCGTGACCGTTCCCACATTCGAGGAAGTATCCGTCTCCCCCGGCAATCGCATCGAGCCATTCGTCGTAGCCCGCGTTCTCGTGATCGCTCATCACTCATTCACCTCCGGAGCGGAGCCCTGGCGTACTCTCGTTCGCTCGCAGTGCTCGCTCACGAGACCACCTCCAACACGTGCACGGTCGCACTGGCAACCGTGCCACCCGCGTTGTGCGTCACGCCGGTTTTCGCGTCCGGAACGGAATCGCTGTTCGGATGATCGCCGCGGAGGATGCGAGTCATCTCGACGAGTTGGCTCGTACCGGTCGCGCCGACCGGGTGGCCTTTCGCCTTCAGGCCGCCGGAAAGATTGATCGGGCGGTCGCCGTCGCGGGTCGTTTCACCGCGGCGGGCCGCACCGATTGCTTCGCCGGGGGCGTAGAAGTCGAGCGCTTCGAGCGCGAGGACCTCCGCGATGGTGAAACAGTCGTGGACCTCGGCTACGTCCACGTCGCCCGCGTCGATCCCTGCTTCCGCGTACGCCTCTTCTGCGGCCTCCTCCGCGGCGGGCGAACGAGCGAGATAGTCTCGCCCTTGGAGCGCCATTCGGTCGCCACCCTGTCCGGTACCCGTGATGGAAACCGGCGCGTCGAGGCCGTGTTCTTCGGCGTACTCGTCGCTGACGAGCACCGCGGCGGATGCACCGTCCGTGATAGGACACGCGTCGAACAAACCGAGCGGTTCCGCGATCATCGGGGCATCGAGCGCCTGCTCGATGCTGATTTCGTTCTGGAACTGTGCGTGCTCGTTCGGCAGGGCGTGCTCGTGGTTTTTGACCGCGATATGTGCCAAATCCTCCCGCGATCCGCCAAACTCGTCGAAGTAGGCACGAGCCATCAACGCGTAGGCACCGGGGAACGTCATCCCGGCACGGACCTCGTAGAGGTCATCCGCCGCGATGGCGAGGGCTTCCGTCGTCCCCGCGGTTCCGAGGTTGTTCATTCGCTCCGCGCCGCCGACGAGCAAGGCGTCGGCTTCGCCGTTCCGTACGTCCTTGACGGCCTGTCGAATCGCAACCCCGCTGGATGCACACGCGCTTTCGTAGCGCGTCGCAGGTGCACGAACTCCCGCGGCCTCGGCCATCAGCGGCCCTTGGTGGCCCTGATGCTCGGCCAGTTCGCCCATGAAATTGCCGTAGTAGAGTGCTTCGATATCGTCGTGGGAGACGCCGCTATCGGCGAATGCGTGCTCGCTCGCTTCGGCGAAAAGATCCCTGCCTGTTCGCTCGGGATGTTTCCCGAAGTGGGTGAGACCGACTCCCGCAATCCGAACGCCTGTCATACTCGAACGTATGAGCGGCGCGGTTAAGAAAGCCACTCCTTTCGGTTTCAGGGCGAATGTCAATGGATTTCGTTTAGTATTTGACCGAAGTAACTGACCGAATGGGCAGTTCGGAACCGGTATCCTTCCTCAGGAACGTTCGAATTACAATAGCTCGGAAAGGAAAACGCGATTTTCAACCCGTCGGTGAGAGCGTATCTGGGGATAGTAGCTGTTCGTCGTGACGAACGGACCGCTCGACGCACCTCCTTCCCGACTCGAACGACAACTATTTCGAATGCTTCCGACAGTCCATGACGTCATCGACCGGCGGATTTCGGGAAGGTGTAGAGATACCAAAAACGGAGAAAAAAGCACCGAACGGACGTTCGCGGTTAGACCGCGAGTTCGTCCGCGTGCTTGACGACTTCGACCGCTCCGGCGTCGATGGATTCCGTGTCGAGCCAGTGGGGAACGTAGTTCCGTGTCTCGAAGTCCTCTCGCTCGGCTTCGGTTCCGATGACACACCAGAGTTGGGGCTCGTCCGGACCATGCCAGTCGCCCTGTCGAGTAACGGAGAAGCAGACCTGTTCTTCGTCGTCGTATTCGATGATGGCGTTCTTGCGAATGCCGGGGTCCCCGTGGATGATGAGCCGCTTCATACCCGACGATTCGGAAGGCGGTCAATTAAGCGCTTCGAAGGGTGGCACGGGGAGGTTCGATGCGGATTAGCTGTACGAGGAATCGTAGGCCATGTGGTAGACGATCTCGTCGGCACAGTTGACCATGTAGCTCGAGTGGTCGGACCCGACC of the Haladaptatus caseinilyticus genome contains:
- a CDS encoding alpha/beta fold hydrolase, which gives rise to MKLRRLATVTASGLGLTALINKTLTERAEPLDPPLDGHQGTYRWRGFDVAYTEAGDPDDPDVLLLHGLHAAATNKEFDGIFQQLATKYHVIAPDLPGFGRSSRPPVDYSASLYTSFVTDFAEDMTDDAICLASSLSGSYATLVQNETGAFSRLELICPTADTGPRRGWLRALLRSPLLGTGLFNALASKRSIRRFNERDGYFSEASYTEKDVEFEWQTSHQPGARFAPASFVSGHLNPDIDLGDELAQVTVPVTLVWGRNAKVTPLEDGQALADEGDTRLVVFDEARLLPHVEHPGPFLDVLFDELAPLEPQ
- a CDS encoding Zn-ribbon domain-containing OB-fold protein, yielding MSDHENAGYDEWLDAIAGGDGYFLECGNGHGSLPPRRICPECGATDLETTPLPEAGTVETYTVVHVAAPSFADDVPYTTAVAKFGPVRLTGVADDDVEVGTDVSVKIGESETTGDRLLRFERR
- a CDS encoding thiolase C-terminal domain-containing protein, producing the protein MTGVRIAGVGLTHFGKHPERTGRDLFAEASEHAFADSGVSHDDIEALYYGNFMGELAEHQGHQGPLMAEAAGVRAPATRYESACASSGVAIRQAVKDVRNGEADALLVGGAERMNNLGTAGTTEALAIAADDLYEVRAGMTFPGAYALMARAYFDEFGGSREDLAHIAVKNHEHALPNEHAQFQNEISIEQALDAPMIAEPLGLFDACPITDGASAAVLVSDEYAEEHGLDAPVSITGTGQGGDRMALQGRDYLARSPAAEEAAEEAYAEAGIDAGDVDVAEVHDCFTIAEVLALEALDFYAPGEAIGAARRGETTRDGDRPINLSGGLKAKGHPVGATGTSQLVEMTRILRGDHPNSDSVPDAKTGVTHNAGGTVASATVHVLEVVS
- a CDS encoding HAH_0734 family protein — its product is MKRLIIHGDPGIRKNAIIEYDDEEQVCFSVTRQGDWHGPDEPQLWCVIGTEAEREDFETRNYVPHWLDTESIDAGAVEVVKHADELAV